TGCAAGATCTACTCGGACATTCTCACGAAGACGATGGACGCGTTCAGCAGCGTCATCAGCAACAACCTGAACAACGTCATGCGCGTGCTCACGACGATCACGATCGTCATGGCCATCCCCACGATCATCTTCAGCTTCTACGGTATGAACGTGGGCGACCTGCCCGAGTCTTCGACGTGGCTGTTCCCAGCGCTGCTCTCGCTCGTGCTCTGCGTTATCGCCGTCGTGTTCTTCTGGCGCAAGAACATGCTCAAGTAGGGAAGCCTGTTCCGAGGGCTTGTGCTCTGGATATGTCTGTTGGTCTTGTAGTTTAACGATAAACGATATATTCTTATCGTGTACCGATAATCATTGACGAGGAGGTGCACGATGGCCGACAGGTGGAGCAAGGCGTTCGGCGACATGCCAAAGGGGCGCGGCCCGGTTGTGGCTCGGCTCAAGAAGACGTGCACGCTGATGCAGGGGTTCTGCCTGACACTGTTCATCATCAGCCTTCTGGGGGTCTTTGCTGTCGCCTCGACAGCTCGGGATATGCTGATGGGCCCAGGGCCCGACATGGGGGGTCGACCCGCGACGCTCGTCGAGCGGCTCTACCTGAGTGACGAGTCCAATCGCGGGACGACGAACATCGTGGACGGCATGGCCTCCATGGACTTCGGCGGCTCCGCTCAGGCCACGCGCGGGGATGTGGCGCAGTCTGGGCAGGTGGGCGATGCGGCGTCCGGACAGGGGGCGACGCCCACCCCTGTCATCACGAACGACAGCGCACCCGTCCTGCACATCGTGCGCAACCTTTCGATGACTGCTCTATTCATGGCGATGCTGTGGGTCGGCGCGCGGTTCTTCGGACGCATCGGCAAGACGGGCGAGCCGTTTCGCCCCGAGCGAGCGCGTGATTTGACCACGCTCTCCATGCTGATGATGAGCCTTGCCGTCGTTCCGGGCCTGCTCGAGGCGGGTACCCTCGCTGTGGGCATCGTCCTGCTTCCCGACGTGAGCTACGATGTGACGTGGGGCGTGTTCAACTACCTGTTTATGATGTGCTCCATCCTTGTCACGGCGTTCTCGCGCATATTCGCATACGGCTGCCTGCTTCAGGACCAAGACGACGAGCTCGTGTAGGGGGCGGCCGTGATTGTGCTGAGACTCGACCGTGTGCTTGCCGACCGTAAGATCGCCTCGCGCGACCTGGCGCAACTCGTGGGCATTTCCGAGGTGAACATCTCGCGCATCAAGACGGGCAAGGTGAGTGCTATCCGGTTCTCGACGCTCGACGCTCTCTGCCGCGAGCTTGGCTGCCAGCCCGGCGACTTGCTCGAGTATGTGCCTGACACCGAGGGTGGGGAGGGCTAGGGCGCTGCTTTTAGACATCTGGGGACGTTGCTGGCCCCCCAATGCCCATACGATGCCCTGACAATGTGGAGGTACTATCCCGCCCGGCCAAAGGCGAGCGGTTTTCTTCGGGATACTCCCTACAATGCCCCTTTAACCTGAATAGCCACGGGGCAGTTATACGTTCGGGCGAATCAGCTCATGCCTCTTCGCGCGAACGTGCGGCCCCCGTCACGATGGGATGGGTATACATTTATGGCTCGCTTTGCTGATTCATCTGCGGAGTCGCAGGCTCGCAGCACGATCTGTGCCCCCGTTCCCTCCGCCCGTATGGGCCGGCGTGCCTTCGTTGCCGGGGCGCTGGCGACGGGTGCGATGCTGGCGCTGAGCGGCTGTGGCCAAGCTCAGGCTCCCGCGGCTTCCTCTGACGCCGCAGACACCTCTGACGGGGCGACTCTTTCCGACGGTGAAGTGAGCGCTGCCTCGTCCTCTGCCGACGCCGACGCTGCCCACCGCGGCGGCTCGTTCGAGTTCGCGATCACGAACCCGGTTGCTATCGATCCGTACAACACGAACGAGAACCAAGGCTCGCTCGTCTCGGGCTTGCTGTTCGACGGCCTGACGACGTACGATTTCAAAGCGGGCAAGCTGGTGGGCGCGGCCGCCGAGAGCTGGGAGGGCAACGACGACGCGACGCAGTTCACGTTCCACCTGCGCCCCGGCATGACGTTCCATAACGGTGACCCCGTCGACAGCGCCTCGTTTGCCCGCGGATGGAACCGCTTGTGCAATCCCGGCACCGATTCGACGAACCCCTCGACCGTGAGCTCGTACATCTCGATGGTG
The window above is part of the Coriobacteriia bacterium genome. Proteins encoded here:
- a CDS encoding helix-turn-helix transcriptional regulator; amino-acid sequence: MIVLRLDRVLADRKIASRDLAQLVGISEVNISRIKTGKVSAIRFSTLDALCRELGCQPGDLLEYVPDTEGGEG